The Vespa velutina chromosome 2, iVesVel2.1, whole genome shotgun sequence sequence acacactaatgaaaataacaattcacagtatattcatatatttaaataaaattggaaataaaaattacacatAGCATAcagtataatttaaatatatatgtaatcatGACTTCATTATCGGtcataagtatgtatgtataatttgtataaaatttatatgtgtgtgtttagaTTGTTATTACGATCGTTGTGcaagcaatatttaaatacgtcataacaaataaatttactcaagaaactttaaaatattttcaatatttatcataagtAATGCGTAGAATATTATCACTTAACTTTGtatcttattatttccataataATCTATTCAATAAGTAGTCAAGATAGTAACCAATGGACGCAATCATGTTAAGTAATCGTTTTCCATCTTTATTTGTTACAACATGCAATGCACATAGTTGAGTACAGTCGTAACAACGTAAGAAGTTTAAGTGGTACTTCAAAGAAATTGAAGAATGCAAGAGACGtcaaaaaaaatgttgacatACACTTCTGTTTACGACAAGAGAATTGCTGCAAATATTGGAAACGAATTTTCTAGACTTCaaggtaaataaatatagcaTATGGAGCcattgtaattatcattatatttagaaaaaaaaacgaattaattgCAAGTATATGTACAATCCTGgagtaaaagaattttatattgtttttatctttatttaggACAATGTTATTTGGATCATGCTGGTGCTACACTTTATTCCAACACACAAATCAAAAATGTAAGCGATGATTTATGTAACTCCCTTTATGGTAATCCACATTCCATTGGCCTTGCAGGTGGTATTACTCATGATAACGTTGAACAAATAAGACATAGGTAAAtactttttaacaaatttaactACTGTGTAACtgaatgtattattttctatatactaTGATTTTTTAGAATATTGAGTCATTTTCACACATCATCAGAAGAATACAGTGTTATTTTTACATCAGGAGCAACacaatctttaaaaattatcgcTGAAACATTTCGctttacgaataataaaaataatgatcttcATTTTCAATCTACAggacattttatttatatgcaaGACAATCATACTTCAGTTCTTGGAATGAGAGAGATTGTCTCTCAAAAAAAGGTTAAAATAACTTGTCTTAGTCATAAACATGCATTTCAAGTATTAGAACAACCAGTAAATTCTTCGAATAATAATGTAGCAAGTGacaataattctctttttgtttatccTGCCCAATGTAATTTTTCTGGCGCAAAATATCCACTCAAGTGGATTCAAAATGTACACAATAATGTGCTTTCCAGCGTCACTGGTCAATTAAATACAAAGTGCTACGTTCTCCTGGATGCAGCAGGTTTTGTACCAacaaatgatttaaatttatctatatttaaaccagattttgtgtgtatatctttttataagatGTTTGGATATCCAACTGGTATTGGTGCCTTAATAGTAAAGAATTCTAGTGCAGATGTTCTTGATAAAGTCTATTATGGAGGAGGCACTGTAAATGTTTCTCTCAGTTCTGAAATGTTTCATGTGAAGCGTCAAAACTTATATCAAAGGTAAATAAGATAAAcatatttgaatgaaaataacatattttaataatattacaatgtttaattataatattacaatacttATAGATTCGAAGATGGAACCATaccatttttatctataatatcaCTACAATATggattagatatatttttaaaaattagtaTAAAGCAAATATCAAGTCATGTATTCGCACTTGCTAAATATTTGCATCACACTCTATTAAGATTGCATCATTATAATGGTGCACCtgttgtaaaaatttattcagaCAATGACTATGAAGATCCTAACTTACAAGGAGGAAttgttacatttaatattcttaGATCCAATGGCGAATATGTTGGATATATGGAAGTTGCACATATGGCTGcactttttaaaatacatcTCAGAACTGGTTGTTTCTGTAATCCTGGTGCATGCCAAAGACATCTATCCCTTAAAAATGaggaaattttacaaaattatgatGCAGGCTATGTATGTGGTGGTGCTGCAGACATAATAAATGGTAAACCAACTGGTGCTATACGAATTTCATTTGGATATATGTCTGTGATCGAAGATGTTGAGACTTTATTACAAATGATAACTAAATGCTTTTTGAGCAAATCAGAAACAAATTTAAGCATATCAGAAGtacataaattaaatcatGTTGAgactaataataagaaatatgttataaatgataaagataatacaaaaGAATTTGAGGATAAGGCATGgtattcatcatttttatatggtgcaaaatatttaaaaaatactaataaCTTAAGAAGTAATATTACTCTAAAACGATTGTTTATATATCCTATAAAATCATGTGGAGCATTTGAAATAACTACTTCTTGGACTTTGAATGAGAAAGGTTTAGAATATGATAGAGAATGGATGATAATGACATCAAATGGAATTTGTTTGACTCAAAAGCAACAAACTAatctttgtttaattaaacCATTTATATCCAAAGAAACGCAAGTCATAAGATTAACATATCCAGGTAAAACTGAAATGAACTATtcttagaaagaaattttttctttactaatAATGATGTAATGATtcctatttaatattttcattttacaataaatctTTTAGGAATGCCATTAGTAGAAGTACCTTTGAAGTATTCTGAAGATTATGTAAATGGTACAATATGCCAAAGTAGAGTTTGCGGACAAAAAGTTCAAGGCATTGATTGTGGAAAAGATGTGTCTGAGTGGTTGAGCTTAGCTATTGGTCATCCAAACTTAAAACTTGTTAGGCAAATTAATCATGAAATCAAAGACAAACCAAAGCAAGGTACATTAAAAGAatacttaatttatatatattttattgtgcATTTCTAACTATGCATTTTTTAAGGATCACATAATCCAAAACTATCCTTTTCGAGTCAAGCTCAATATCTATTATTGAATGAAGAAAGTATATCATGGTTATGTAGTAGAATTGTTAATGCAGAAGATTTTAACAAAGATACGGTATTACATAGATTTAGGGGAAACATTGTTTTAAGTGGCTGCAAAGCTTTTGAAGAACTTTCATggaaattaatacgaatagGCAAAACTGAATTCCAGGTTGttcatttatacaaattaataatattattcttaattggAGCATAGAATTCAAcctgtaaatattattatgtatgttAGGTAAATGGATCTTGCACAAGATGTCAAATGATATGCATTGATCAAACCACAGGCATAAAAACGGTAGAACCATTACGTACATTAGCAG is a genomic window containing:
- the LOC124947082 gene encoding molybdenum cofactor sulfurase 1 yields the protein MQETSKKMLTYTSVYDKRIAANIGNEFSRLQGQCYLDHAGATLYSNTQIKNVSDDLCNSLYGNPHSIGLAGGITHDNVEQIRHRILSHFHTSSEEYSVIFTSGATQSLKIIAETFRFTNNKNNDLHFQSTGHFIYMQDNHTSVLGMREIVSQKKVKITCLSHKHAFQVLEQPVNSSNNNVASDNNSLFVYPAQCNFSGAKYPLKWIQNVHNNVLSSVTGQLNTKCYVLLDAAGFVPTNDLNLSIFKPDFVCISFYKMFGYPTGIGALIVKNSSADVLDKVYYGGGTVNVSLSSEMFHVKRQNLYQRFEDGTIPFLSIISLQYGLDIFLKISIKQISSHVFALAKYLHHTLLRLHHYNGAPVVKIYSDNDYEDPNLQGGIVTFNILRSNGEYVGYMEVAHMAALFKIHLRTGCFCNPGACQRHLSLKNEEILQNYDAGYVCGGAADIINGKPTGAIRISFGYMSVIEDVETLLQMITKCFLSKSETNLSISEVHKLNHVETNNKKYVINDKDNTKEFEDKAWYSSFLYGAKYLKNTNNLRSNITLKRLFIYPIKSCGAFEITTSWTLNEKGLEYDREWMIMTSNGICLTQKQQTNLCLIKPFISKETQVIRLTYPGMPLVEVPLKYSEDYVNGTICQSRVCGQKVQGIDCGKDVSEWLSLAIGHPNLKLVRQINHEIKDKPKQGSHNPKLSFSSQAQYLLLNEESISWLCSRIVNAEDFNKDTVLHRFRGNIVLSGCKAFEELSWKLIRIGKTEFQVNGSCTRCQMICIDQTTGIKTVEPLRTLAEEFHGKLKFGIYLTRLTTKEEILNIGDTVYFD